The region GTCCTGCCTTGTCCTTGCTACATATTAGTGGGCAACATGGTCCGATCTTTTGCTCACAGATTAACTGCAGTTCCATTTCATATGTTTTTATCAAATAGGGCAGCTGCACCTTCCCCATGCAATTAATTAGTTTAGACATTGTTTAGTTGGAAATTGATATTGTTtgttcttttataataataatctgaaGACGATATTTGTTCAGTCAATGCTGTCTTATACAATACTGTACATGCTTACATATGTGCATTCTCCTTCCATTTACTATATTTCCAGAGAAGGGATTTTTTTGTACTTCTTCCTAGCATCTGACTCACGTGCAATGGGCATCATAGTggctgtcagatgagtaaaagaggaaaatatgcaaaatatacaagttcaagcaaACTGTTCTCTAggtgaaattaaaacaataaactaGTTTGCAGCTGAAGCTGCATACAACGTTTCTCTATTCTAAGACAATCAAATTCACAAATTCTCCAATgcttttcaaaactttgtacagtgtgatttgttcaagatatctgaacaagatatacagtatttaattgtcTCCATAAATTTACTTGAAGAGTAAACATGCCACATTTCAACAGAATTGGTCCACGGGCGGCTGAGATGTTTTAtatggacagacaggcagacatggctattgcaataggtgcttagAGCATTATATCCGAATGCACATAAAAATTAGAAATTAGATAATAGCATAAATTAGTTTGATGATTAGAATTAGTTTGGTGAGCAAAATGATTAAAGGGAGGTTAGAAGGTATCAGGGGGCCAAACAAGAAAAATGATGGGAAATGAACTTACTTTGTCAGCAAGTATCATTAATAGACAAAACTGGACAAATTGAGTACTTTGTAAGTGCAATCGACAAAAAAAATGTAGGAGGCCAAGTCCATGAGAAAATTAACAACTTGAAAATTAGCAATGACAACATGTACATGCACTTTAGTTTGGTATATTTTGGTGAAAAGGTTCAATTACAATTTGTCATGTTTATATAACCTTGGATTAAAGTAGGACAGCATGGTGGTGCTGTGCTTACCTGTGCAAAACCTGGGTTCGAATGGTCATCCTATCACCATCTCCTATATTGTGACACATATGTGTATAGGGTTTCCCTGAATACTCTTTTGTTCTCtgacttttgtcatttattactttataatGGTGACTTTATTTTAGGGGTGTGAGTGAGAGTGATGTACAATTTACTGGTGTCCACCTTGATCTCAATGTTGCTGGCTCTCTGCAACCCTGACCCTTTGTTTATCTCATTGGCTGGCAACGTATACTCTAGCACATCTTTAATGGCATCATTTCAGGATAAGGGCTGCATTACCACAGCTCTTTTCCGATATTTTCATCAACCTATGGCAACACGCATCCTAACGCGCTGCACCGACTCATTACTGAGACATTAAAAgagtctgctgcttcagttcaAGAATTTCCAAATAAAACCAGAAAGTGAAAAGACAAGCATTATCATAGTTGGAAATAACTGACTTAATATTTAAGTCACCctttatttaaagatattgaCACGTCAGCATGtatgaataattaatttaaaataattaaaaccgaATTTTAATTCAGAAATAACATGTTAAGTTTCTAATATTAATTAAACActagtcaaaatcacaaaaaaattgcCTTAGATGTGAAAGTTTGTGTCATTTAGCCTTAAAAGTCAATTCAATACAAAGAAAATTCCACTTCATTCTGGTATGCATTTCAATTCTGACTAAATCAGAATTTGAGTAAAACGTATATTCCAAGATAcatgaataaacattttattgtgcAATATTGGATTCATTAATTGTACGCTCACttgaaaaaacatacattttctcattatgcaaaaactaaaaactagcaaaatacccgcgcttcgcagcggcgaagtactgctttaaaattttaaataataaactgagggaaattataccaataattatttgttaaggatctctttgtataccatgttgtcagttcgcccctccggttgtaatatgaccaagttgtgcgctgagcttactcttgagcatgcaacgtatacttggccatgtgaaaagcaaatcaagaacagcaagaccgcgccagctgcggagctcagcttggagcgaaatgaagttaatgaaatgaggtgaatgggaggggagatgatcacgtgactcccaacacccgccttaactctccatccctccacaaacacacaaacacagtctctcggatcccaactctcctttatatatacaggtacttgtcgacttacgaccgcgattggttccgactgactggttgtaagttgatctggacgtaagtcggcctatgttaatttaaggtaagaatattagactgggtaataatattgtaatcatcttaaagtaatattttatcaacattttcttactttctaagacaaacacagcatactacagtacaatttgtttaatatgtggaaaacgtacaaaacaagaaatactgtactgtacatttaattcctggcaccactggtgcttggctgcgggttgtcgatatcgccttcatcagatcaggcgaggctgcggacggggtgatgggaggagttgctcttttcataaacatagtgagcttcgtctgaattgtttgttttttattctcttcataaatttcgcaataaggacgaaatgtgttgcgtgccatccgttcaatcctcgcaaaccgttcaatatttgggtccattttttcaaaatgagcgaggagtttattcagtagagataaatcttctgacaatccctttgtggtgaacattgtttgtggcacctcctcctcttcgtcttactccaattctcttgtttcttcttccgccactctttcttcttccaattctatcagctcttcattcataagttcacctgattcccggtctagcaactcctcgacatcttccatttcacattccaatgaaaggtcttttgacagtttcactatttcttcacgaatctcatcaagttcttgttcactgttaaatccagcaaaagtatttacataacgcttaacacacttcttccatacgccattcatacactgtgagtcgacatttcttgcggggagggcttctgttttctctgatctgagttcacctctgttatagcgcgtctttatttgaaaagagcagtgtcatatcggggcgagtgtgaacgctaactttgacaagcactataaatttacagcggttgttacagacgtaaatcaaatgtatgtttttattgtataatattaacaataacagcagctctctactcaaagcggtaaactcgagaagctgctagcatcgaacccagaagctcttgattgggagtcagcagttgtgtgtgggaactgttaacatttgaatgtgatgattgtatataaaacttgtgcacgaacgagactgggataactgtggatgtgagtggtgtgtgtgactgagaatgactggtgtgaagcctgaagtccaaatatcaaataaacactttcacaagtacaagtataacagaacaagtgcgcttttattcaagaagaaaaaagaaagcaggttgcggtaagcagttgatgcaactgcttgcgtagtgcaatcctaagaactgcccaatcaagagtgtagtatattgtagtctggacctttggagattccatagtgataaggaattatgggtattggggagcttaaaggaagtgacataaaatataagaGGGTGCAACGTGTAATCTAAAAAAAGGgtcctgttaaagtttattaccttgaacctgtctccgtcttcttcctttttattggtacaatattattgtccaTAGATATAACACTGGCGACGAGGATGCGACGGATTTAAAAGTGCACCGCTATGGCTACGCAACGtgtaaagtaagtttttttttccgctggagaggaaagagaaaagctgcaagttttttttttctatttctgtggtAACGTTTCTTAGTCATTCACTGAAGATAAGCACAAGGGATAAAATGGCAATGATAACGGGACATTTCGGGCCATTCGATGATTCAGTTGAGCAATGGGGCGATTATACAGAGCGATTTGAGTTTTTTGTGAAAGCCAACGCCATTGACGATGACTTGAAAGTGCCGACATTTCTTAGCGTTATCGCGGCAAAGACATTTAGTCTACTGAGAAGTTTGGTACGGCCAGGAAAACCCGGTGACAAGTCATTTGATGATATTGCAAAGATTCTGGACTCACATTTTTCGCCTAAGCCGTTATTAATAGCTGAAAGATTTAGATTTCACAAACGGAACCAGGAAGAAGGCGAGTCTGTTGCTCAATATGTAGCGGTACTCAAGAAACTTACAGAATATTGTGAATTTGGTGCTAATTTGGATGACGCCTTAAGGGACAGGCTAGTGTGCGGATTGAGAAGTGAGGGCCTTCAGAAGCGGTTACTCACTGAGGCCAACCTCACATTGCAGAAAGCGATTGAGATAGCCGTGTCTATGGAGCTGGCTGCTAAAGAAGCACAGCAGTTAGGTGCAGCTGCTAGAGTACACAGAGTGCAAGCAgactcaaacaaacaaacagggggCACCAAACAGTGTTACAGATGTGGAAAGATGGATCACCATCCAGCGAATTGCTGGGCAAAAGAACTCATATGCCgtagctgtaaaaaaaaaggGCACGTGGAGCGTGCATGTAGAGCAAAGAGAAAGGAAGGCACAGACAAGGGGGAAACAGGGAAAGATAAAAAGGCATCCTGgtcttataaaaagaaaaatttgcacgtggtacagaaagaaaataaaactgacagtgaGACTGATTCTGAGGCTGAGCtactaattaaaacactgaataaaaaaagaggcTCAGCAGCATATACTATTACTGCCATGCGGGAAGGGCACCCTGTGAAGATGGAGGTGGATACTGGAGCAGCAGTCTCCCTAATATCAGAGAAActgtttaagaaaaaattaaatcacctTCCACTGAAACACCCTAGGATCATAATAAAGACATACACTGGGGAGAGTGTGCCTATGTTGGGTAAAACAAAGGTTCAGGTTGAACTAAATGGGCAAAGAACCAAATtgcctgtatatattgtaaaaggtgaTTATCCAGCTCTGATGGGCAGATCGTGGCTAGAAAAAGTACAGTTGGATTGGACCAAAGTGAATGCTGTGTCTGTTGAACAGTCCGAGTTGAATTTGGTCCTGAGAAAGCACCAAGCTGTATTCCAAGAGGAACTGGGGAGTATAACAGGGATTAAAGTGACACTCCGGGTGCAACAAAATTGTCAGCCAAGATTTTTAAAGGCAAGGAGTGTTCCTTACGCTTTAAGACCTAAGGTGGAGGCGGACATTGACCGGCTTGTCAAACTAGGAGTCCTAGACCCTGTTTCTCATTCTGAGTGGGCCACACCTGTGGTTCCGGTGGTCAAGTCTGATGGATCTGTACGATTATGTGGGGACTTTAAGGTAACAGTTAACCCTGTACTCATAGCTGAGCAATACCCCCTTCCTGTGATTGAAGATATTTTTGCTGGATTAGCTGGGGGAAACAAATTTAGTAAAATAGACCTCAGCCAAGCATACTTGCAAATGCATGTAGATGAGGACTCACAAAAGTACCTCACCATAACAACACATAAAGGGCTGTACCGTTATTGTCGTTTACCCTTTGGAATTACTTCAGCACCAGCGTTATTTCAGCGTGCCATGGATCAGATCCTTAGTGAATTACCAGGGGTACAGTGTTACCTGGATGACATCCTGGTCACAGGGCGAGATGACAAGGAGCACATGGCCAATCTGGATAAAACCTTAAGCAGGCTAGAAAAGTATGGGCTGCGTGTAAACAAGGagaaatgtgactttttcaaaatgtctgtgGAGTACCTAGGACATGTTATTGATTCTGAGGGGTTGCACACAGCTCCTTCAAAAGTGAAGGCAATAGTAGATGCCCCTGCTCCAAGCAATGTCAGCCAACTGAGATCATTCTTGGGTCTCGTGAACTATTATGGGCGTTTCATTCCACAGCTAGCAACGTTGTTGAAACCACTCCATGAGTTGCTGTGTGAGAGTAGACCCTGGAAATGGTCACAGGAGTGTGAAACGACATTTAGCAAAACCAAGGCCGCGCTGGCTGATAAAagagttttaacacattttgacCCATCCTTACCAATTCAGTTAGCTTGCGATGCAT is a window of Erpetoichthys calabaricus chromosome 7, fErpCal1.3, whole genome shotgun sequence DNA encoding:
- the LOC114654136 gene encoding uncharacterized protein K02A2.6-like, giving the protein MAMITGHFGPFDDSVEQWGDYTERFEFFVKANAIDDDLKVPTFLSVIAAKTFSLLRSLVRPGKPGDKSFDDIAKILDSHFSPKPLLIAERFRFHKRNQEEGESVAQYVAVLKKLTEYCEFGANLDDALRDRLVCGLRSEGLQKRLLTEANLTLQKAIEIAVSMELAAKEAQQLGAAARKENKTDSETDSEAELLIKTLNKKRGSAAYTITAMREGHPVKMEVDTGAAVSLISEKLFKKKLNHLPLKHPRIIIKTYTGESVPMLGKTKVQVELNGQRTKLPVYIVKGDYPALMGRSWLEKVQLDWTKVNAVSVEQSELNLVLRKHQAVFQEELGSITGIKVTLRVQQNCQPRFLKARSVPYALRPKVEADIDRLVKLGVLDPVSHSEWATPVVPVVKSDGSVRLCGDFKVTVNPVLIAEQYPLPVIEDIFAGLAGGNKFSKIDLSQAYLQMHVDEDSQKYLTITTHKGLYRYCRLPFGITSAPALFQRAMDQILSELPGVQCYLDDILVTGRDDKEHMANLDKTLSRLEKYGLRVNKEKCDFFKMSVEYLGHVIDSEGLHTAPSKVKAIVDAPAPSNVSQLRSFLGLVNYYGRFIPQLATLLKPLHELLCESRPWKWSQECETTFSKTKAALADKRVLTHFDPSLPIQLACDASPYGVGAVVSHIMSTGEERPIAFASRTLSKTETKYPQIEKEALSIIFGIKKFHTYLFGRKFTLLTDHRPLTSIFGSHTGVPSMAASRLQRWALLLGAHNYEIKYRRSEAHGNADGLSRLPLPDQPREQGQKIFYFKMVENAPITAHQIKQETKGDYTLSKLLTCILKGQDLSTLNALPDVQPYLSQGKELSVTAGCLMWGMRVIIPQRLRKPILDELHLGHCGIVRMKELARSYFWWPGLDRDIEEKANSCSSCQGLRNMPSPAPLHPWEWPASPWQRDHLDFAGPVEGVMVLVAVDAHSKWPEITVMPDITSEKTIQTLREMFARFGLPEQIVTDNGPSFVSQEMEEFLKGNGIKHLLSSPYHPSTNGLAERMVQTLKHALKASKSEAPFKQRLYTFLLKYRNTPHATTGMSPADLFLKRQLRTRLDWLRPATTQMRVYDKQHDQVKQRAKWAKDREFFSGDAVLARNYSTTEKWVPATILQKTGPVSYKVCTRDHQTWRRHVEQLLPSIPVEEAGSTETSEEPSFSELIQSQPGIPPDSPVSIPADAVVPRLPEVALGDEHTSAVRRNPLRSRKPPDRLNL